The following proteins are encoded in a genomic region of Flammeovirga pectinis:
- a CDS encoding FKBP-type peptidyl-prolyl cis-trans isomerase has protein sequence MKQLLSIVFIGLITLSTSFAQCEKCLPTTEDTDYCYTDVRFEGLCAKFIEGKSYFYLDRKKKSIRIDFNFKKSDDILSFKSMVMNKKLKISTVELLFIQSAVEVWNVEKKKIGYRFLPSGLGIKILKQGSGDIPKQGQSVIVHYEGFLEDGSKFDSSRDRNKEFKFKAGVGQVIKGWDEGVLNLEIGSRAMLLIPSDLGYGSRSIGPIPANSTLYFDIEVIGVE, from the coding sequence ATGAAACAACTTCTATCAATCGTTTTTATTGGTTTGATAACCTTATCAACAAGTTTTGCCCAATGTGAAAAGTGTCTACCTACCACTGAGGATACTGATTATTGTTATACAGATGTTCGCTTCGAAGGACTATGTGCTAAATTCATTGAAGGGAAGTCTTATTTTTACTTAGACCGTAAGAAGAAGTCTATTCGTATTGATTTTAACTTTAAAAAATCTGACGATATCTTATCTTTCAAATCTATGGTAATGAATAAGAAATTAAAGATTTCTACGGTAGAATTACTGTTTATTCAATCTGCTGTAGAAGTTTGGAATGTAGAAAAGAAAAAGATTGGTTATAGATTTTTGCCTTCAGGTTTAGGAATTAAAATACTTAAACAAGGTTCTGGAGATATTCCAAAACAAGGTCAATCGGTGATTGTTCATTATGAAGGCTTTCTAGAAGATGGTTCTAAATTCGATAGTTCTAGAGATAGGAACAAAGAATTTAAATTTAAGGCTGGCGTAGGGCAAGTTATTAAAGGATGGGATGAAGGTGTACTAAATTTAGAGATTGGATCGAGAGCAATGTTGCTAATTCCTTCTGATTTAGGTTACGGTTCTAGATCTATTGGTCCTATACCTGCAAATTCAACCTTATACTTTGATATTGAGGTGATAGGAGTAGAATAA
- a CDS encoding PspC domain-containing protein: MVINNIHIGNSHFKATNEASAIVERYRSALNDHLSSFKNSSSIIRELEYKLSEILIPCIEDEFDYLTEDDVINAIEIVGTPNGFDLNRNSNTPQQPTHKKENYEDFISTLSEKVKSLYRDIDRQQIGGVAAGIADKFSIDPLWVRFIFILPFLLITTTKFPATVVSILYLSLWLFLPEKRNLSRDTNTRLFFRDSEKQVLGGVAGGLSNFIGIDVNIIRLFLLIALYFFHSVGILYIVLWVSTPFSRTLKDKFQSQGTPFNLSEIEKYLSSTFDKKNFNTEKLQKVYDKLNNIDIPHINASPLFKDLLRILSFVVGLFLFIGTIITIFLGVPVLGISLKIIHLTEVLSYLSNDLTNEVLNKYDANLLSTIQYSIPNTTATIGALHFVVTSTLLLIISSSMMTFQKLISNGKIFGLIGIDVILSLLLVTALNMSVHSFDNQAIHKEEVLLPLNNDILEITLDDIGKLPLNSASFSIEGHSGKDLKLIFSQEALGKTRERAINNAKAIDYTSNISDNKLLLSSHFSFPRGVKYRMQKLNVAIKVPFNKHFVIDNKLKSHINLEQLNTIEDGDVLIFDSNNLIQRFNETPKNNYSSSFTSSNNSKFIDEKTYEFPLDSIVLFGNLNIEIIIDSTSSKSSLVLYGEEKKEDNFKASYINNTLKIYRLSPTESPSKVLIKSPSLALIKFKGEGSLIIDKFKAKNFECKIDGNIKADVNVKTDKFKGSALGASFLILEGNTNSAFILSDGGSKINGEGFETLEVKAKAKGVSEVILNARNNATIFQSPLSKVTVLGNPVHLEKHTQR; this comes from the coding sequence ATGGTCATAAATAATATACATATAGGTAACAGTCATTTTAAAGCAACTAATGAAGCATCTGCTATTGTAGAGCGCTATCGAAGTGCGTTAAATGATCACTTATCTAGTTTTAAAAATTCTTCATCTATAATTAGGGAATTGGAATATAAATTGTCCGAAATCTTAATTCCATGCATAGAAGATGAATTTGACTATTTAACCGAAGATGATGTAATTAATGCAATTGAAATTGTTGGCACTCCTAACGGCTTTGATTTAAACCGTAACAGTAATACCCCACAACAACCTACTCATAAGAAAGAAAATTATGAAGACTTTATAAGTACACTAAGTGAAAAAGTAAAATCTTTATATAGAGATATTGATAGACAACAAATTGGTGGAGTTGCAGCAGGTATTGCAGATAAATTTAGTATTGACCCTCTATGGGTACGCTTTATATTTATTCTCCCTTTTCTTTTAATTACTACAACAAAATTTCCCGCAACAGTTGTATCAATACTCTACTTAAGTTTATGGTTATTTTTACCAGAAAAAAGAAACCTATCAAGAGATACAAATACTCGACTATTTTTTAGAGATAGTGAGAAACAAGTACTCGGCGGTGTAGCAGGTGGATTAAGCAACTTTATTGGTATTGATGTAAATATAATACGCCTATTTTTATTAATAGCACTTTATTTCTTCCATTCAGTTGGTATTTTATATATAGTATTATGGGTTTCTACTCCATTCTCTAGAACGTTAAAAGATAAATTTCAAAGTCAAGGTACTCCTTTTAATTTATCTGAAATTGAAAAATACCTAAGTTCTACTTTTGATAAGAAGAACTTTAATACAGAAAAGCTTCAAAAAGTATACGATAAACTTAATAACATTGATATCCCACATATTAATGCTAGCCCATTATTTAAAGATTTATTGAGAATATTATCTTTTGTAGTTGGTTTATTTCTGTTTATAGGGACTATTATTACCATCTTCTTAGGTGTTCCTGTATTAGGTATTAGCCTAAAAATCATTCATCTAACAGAAGTATTAAGTTATCTATCTAATGATCTTACTAATGAAGTGCTTAATAAATATGATGCTAATTTATTAAGTACAATTCAGTATTCTATTCCTAACACAACGGCAACTATAGGTGCCTTACACTTTGTAGTAACCTCTACTCTACTTTTAATTATTAGTTCATCAATGATGACTTTTCAAAAATTAATAAGTAATGGTAAAATTTTTGGTCTAATTGGTATTGATGTAATTTTATCTCTATTATTAGTTACAGCACTAAATATGTCTGTACATAGTTTCGATAATCAAGCCATTCACAAAGAAGAAGTATTATTACCTTTAAATAATGACATTTTAGAAATTACTTTAGATGATATTGGAAAACTCCCTTTAAATAGTGCCTCTTTTAGTATTGAAGGACATTCTGGTAAAGATTTAAAATTGATTTTTAGTCAAGAGGCATTAGGTAAAACTAGAGAAAGAGCTATTAATAATGCTAAGGCAATTGATTACACCTCTAATATTTCTGATAATAAATTACTTTTATCATCTCATTTTTCATTCCCTAGAGGAGTTAAATACAGAATGCAAAAATTAAATGTTGCAATAAAAGTACCGTTCAACAAGCATTTTGTTATAGACAACAAACTAAAATCTCATATTAACTTAGAACAATTAAATACAATTGAAGATGGCGATGTATTAATTTTTGACAGCAATAATTTAATTCAAAGGTTCAATGAGACACCTAAAAATAATTATTCTTCTAGTTTTACTTCTTCTAACAATTCTAAGTTTATTGACGAGAAAACCTATGAATTCCCTTTAGATTCAATTGTATTATTTGGAAATCTAAATATTGAAATAATAATAGATTCTACATCTTCTAAATCATCTTTAGTCTTATATGGTGAAGAGAAAAAAGAAGATAATTTTAAAGCATCATATATAAATAACACCCTTAAAATCTACAGATTAAGTCCTACTGAATCACCATCAAAAGTCTTGATTAAGTCACCTAGTTTAGCCTTAATTAAATTTAAAGGAGAAGGGAGTCTTATAATTGATAAGTTTAAAGCAAAAAACTTTGAATGTAAAATTGATGGAAATATTAAGGCAGATGTAAATGTAAAAACAGATAAGTTTAAAGGTTCTGCACTTGGAGCTTCATTTTTAATCTTAGAGGGCAATACAAATTCTGCTTTTATACTTAGTGACGGAGGTTCTAAAATTAATGGAGAAGGTTTTGAAACATTAGAAGTTAAAGCAAAAGCAAAAGGCGTTTCAGAAGTAATCTTAAACGCCCGCAATAATGCTACTATATTTCAATCTCCTCTAAGTAAAGTGACCGTTTTAGGTAACCCAGTACATTTAGAAAAACATACTCAAAGATAG
- a CDS encoding coiled-coil domain-containing protein: MTISSMIQPDKKISFFQIVEFSVYRFYTLIKEGKGNIGEGKQCFKLKGRGVNLYSKKEFLEYNDLDELLFDEICMELWVVSEKTPKWDIDRLFAYKNEIVDNLSNILECSSINDLELYISDSRTASFVYVFLSHFYETALSDKKLGNINTEMVSDNASQQIAPNKEFDKGFNIEILERFQLLEDRIIQLERENKRLETRENDYFHRVDDLENTQKQIDNLEEQFELVHKARKTALQEISINVEQKFESLVDKINSINEESFNKESVREFIVRLDQLERQIVDVKSEYVKDEAIQSFSKQLDILNKSINHISDEHGNELKKVDLRFTKIKGERHELRDSMSILEENLSNKLETLSKSLTDELENIHNISDEMTRRQQELQSVLQDKNVDDKAHLDKVIEGIAASLGETQERQQELWESVNKLINRTKNEEFTFSEVVETKAPKTIDVEKASYVSPSSTYIESFYAEPDGNGFLTNLSTKKITYKHVYKVNVIDDVTADFEFVDEADSKRTLNMNLAMMFDEYMSDNGTKGSSLELSLYGEAKKVRGLNAWRVSRKAMVTRR, from the coding sequence AGGTAAACAATGCTTTAAATTAAAAGGTAGAGGTGTAAATCTGTATTCTAAAAAAGAATTTTTAGAGTATAATGATTTAGATGAATTGCTTTTTGATGAGATTTGCATGGAATTATGGGTAGTTTCTGAGAAAACACCAAAATGGGACATAGATAGACTTTTTGCTTATAAAAATGAAATTGTAGATAACCTTTCTAATATTTTAGAATGTTCTTCTATAAATGATCTTGAACTATATATAAGCGATTCAAGAACTGCTAGTTTTGTATATGTATTTTTGAGCCATTTCTATGAGACTGCTTTAAGTGATAAAAAGCTAGGAAATATAAATACAGAAATGGTGTCTGATAATGCTTCTCAGCAAATTGCACCTAACAAAGAATTTGATAAAGGATTTAACATTGAAATTTTAGAAAGATTTCAATTATTAGAAGATAGAATTATTCAACTTGAAAGAGAGAATAAAAGGTTAGAAACTCGTGAAAATGATTATTTCCACAGAGTTGATGATTTAGAGAATACCCAAAAACAAATAGATAATCTTGAGGAACAATTTGAACTTGTTCATAAAGCAAGAAAAACAGCTCTTCAGGAAATATCAATAAACGTAGAACAAAAATTTGAATCATTAGTTGATAAAATTAATAGTATTAATGAGGAAAGTTTTAATAAAGAATCAGTACGAGAATTTATTGTTCGTTTAGATCAACTAGAAAGGCAAATAGTTGATGTCAAATCTGAATATGTAAAGGATGAGGCTATTCAGTCTTTTTCAAAACAATTAGACATTTTAAATAAGTCGATCAATCATATCTCTGATGAGCATGGAAATGAACTAAAGAAAGTTGATTTAAGGTTTACAAAGATAAAAGGGGAACGTCATGAGTTAAGAGATAGTATGTCTATTCTTGAAGAAAACCTATCTAATAAATTAGAAACATTAAGTAAATCACTTACTGATGAACTAGAGAATATTCATAACATAAGTGATGAAATGACTCGACGTCAACAAGAACTTCAATCTGTACTACAAGATAAAAATGTAGATGATAAAGCTCATTTAGATAAAGTAATTGAAGGTATAGCAGCATCTTTAGGTGAAACACAAGAAAGACAACAAGAACTTTGGGAGAGTGTAAATAAGTTAATAAACAGAACTAAAAACGAAGAATTTACTTTTTCTGAAGTAGTTGAAACTAAAGCTCCTAAAACAATTGATGTAGAAAAGGCATCTTATGTTTCTCCATCATCTACCTATATAGAATCTTTTTATGCTGAGCCTGATGGTAATGGATTTTTAACAAATCTATCTACGAAGAAGATAACATACAAACATGTTTATAAAGTAAATGTTATTGATGATGTTACAGCAGACTTTGAGTTCGTTGATGAAGCAGATTCAAAAAGAACATTAAATATGAACCTTGCGATGATGTTTGATGAGTATATGTCAGATAACGGAACGAAAGGTTCTAGCTTAGAGTTGTCTTTATACGGAGAAGCTAAAAAGGTGAGAGGATTAAATGCTTGGAGAGTAAGCAGAAAAGCAATGGTAACTAGAAGATAG